One segment of Curtobacterium poinsettiae DNA contains the following:
- a CDS encoding xylulokinase produces the protein MGDDRRQRIVDGRTTLGIELGSTRIKACLVDEDLVPIAAGSHEWENEYVDGRWTYSLEAVETGLRAAYAALVADVEAQYGVAPSSYRAVGVSAMMHGYLAFDAEGELLVPFRTWRNTSTGPAAERLSEALGFNIPLRWSIAHLYQAVLDDEPHVPSIAGVTTLAGYVHRRLTGRNVLGVGDASGMFPIEGGPVDSGPGDPGTKDFDHAMLATAQDLIGLPDLRSLLPEVLVAGAEAGELTPEGAAWLDPTGTLEPGAPLCPPEGDAGTGMVATNAVAPRTGNVSVGTSIFAMVVLEQSLTTAHEELDVVTTPAGDAVAMVHCNNGASEIASWARVFGRFAEASSERTGATPIGTDDVYATLLAEAVADDTDPDAGGLLSFNYLAGEPVTHVADGRPLLLRAPGARFTLGNLVRSEVHGAFATLAIGMDVLHGEQVQVDRMTAHGGLFRTPGAPQRLLAAALRVPIALEETAGEGGAWGIAVLAAYLEHTDQQLADYLSDTVFGGDAVHVAEPEPADVAGFQTYLDRYRSALPVQDVAAAATRPGAATGPTGETDGADPRLQTEEVTR, from the coding sequence ATGGGCGACGACCGCCGACAGCGGATCGTGGACGGCCGCACCACGCTCGGGATCGAGCTCGGCTCCACCCGCATCAAGGCCTGCCTGGTGGACGAGGACCTCGTGCCCATCGCGGCGGGTTCCCACGAGTGGGAGAACGAGTACGTCGACGGGCGCTGGACCTACTCGCTCGAGGCCGTCGAGACCGGACTGCGCGCCGCGTACGCAGCCCTGGTGGCCGACGTCGAGGCGCAGTACGGCGTCGCCCCGAGCAGCTACCGCGCGGTCGGCGTGAGCGCGATGATGCACGGCTACCTGGCGTTCGACGCCGAGGGCGAGCTGCTCGTGCCGTTCCGCACCTGGCGCAACACCTCCACCGGCCCCGCGGCCGAACGGCTCAGCGAGGCCCTCGGGTTCAACATCCCGCTGCGCTGGTCGATCGCGCACCTGTACCAGGCGGTCCTCGACGACGAGCCGCACGTGCCGTCGATCGCCGGCGTCACGACCCTGGCCGGCTACGTGCACCGCCGCCTGACCGGCCGGAACGTGCTGGGCGTCGGCGACGCGAGCGGCATGTTCCCGATCGAGGGCGGCCCCGTCGACAGCGGCCCCGGCGACCCGGGCACCAAGGACTTCGACCACGCCATGCTCGCCACCGCCCAGGACCTGATCGGCCTGCCGGACCTGCGGTCCCTGCTGCCCGAGGTCCTCGTCGCCGGTGCCGAAGCCGGCGAGCTGACCCCCGAGGGCGCGGCCTGGCTCGACCCGACCGGCACGCTCGAACCCGGTGCACCGCTCTGCCCGCCCGAGGGCGACGCCGGCACCGGCATGGTCGCGACGAACGCCGTCGCCCCGCGCACCGGCAACGTGAGCGTCGGCACCAGCATCTTCGCGATGGTCGTGCTCGAGCAGTCGCTGACCACCGCGCACGAGGAACTCGACGTCGTCACCACCCCGGCCGGCGACGCCGTGGCGATGGTGCACTGCAACAACGGCGCGAGCGAGATCGCGAGCTGGGCCCGGGTGTTCGGACGCTTCGCCGAGGCCTCGAGCGAGCGGACCGGTGCGACCCCGATCGGCACCGACGACGTCTACGCAACGCTGCTCGCCGAGGCCGTCGCCGACGACACCGACCCGGACGCCGGCGGTCTGCTCTCCTTCAACTACCTGGCCGGCGAACCCGTCACCCACGTCGCGGACGGCCGGCCGCTGCTGCTCCGCGCCCCCGGTGCACGCTTCACGCTCGGCAACCTGGTGCGCTCCGAGGTGCACGGGGCCTTCGCGACCCTGGCCATCGGCATGGACGTCCTGCACGGCGAACAGGTGCAGGTCGACCGGATGACCGCGCACGGTGGGCTCTTCCGCACGCCGGGTGCCCCGCAGCGGCTCCTCGCGGCGGCCCTGCGGGTACCGATCGCGCTCGAGGAGACCGCGGGCGAGGGCGGCGCGTGGGGGATCGCGGTACTGGCGGCCTACCTCGAGCACACCGACCAGCAGCTCGCCGACTACCTGTCCGACACCGTGTTCGGCGGGGACGCCGTGCACGTGGCCGAACCCGAGCCGGCGGACGTCGCCGGGTTCCAGACGTACCTGGACCGCTACCGGTCCGCACTGCCCGTGCAGGACGTCGCCGCGGCGGCGACCCGCCCCGGCGCGGCCACAGGACCGACCGGAGAGACCGACGGCGCCGACCCGCGCCTCCAGACAGAGGAAGTGACCCGA
- a CDS encoding LacI family DNA-binding transcriptional regulator has translation MTLERTGQPIRITDVAALAGVSIGTASKALNGTGQLRDATRLRVKDAAEKLGFVGDARARALSSGRTYTVGMITTDSFGRFSIPVLLGAEDALSAGRMAVLLCDTRDDHVREAHYLRSLAARGVDGIIVTGRSADARPPIDVSIPVVYAFTPSTDDADVSITLDDAAGSALVASHVRSLGRQRVAIVTGPARHRSAARRVAGASSVLGSHLVTDPLYGEWSERWGRQAVDVLARESPDVDAIVCGSDQIARGVCDRLRELGRSVPGDVAVTGFDDWDVMALASRPPLTTVDLRLEELGRVAGQALLALIDGGTASSAAVTPSLVIRESTVGA, from the coding sequence GTGACGCTCGAACGAACCGGACAACCGATCCGGATCACCGACGTGGCGGCGCTCGCCGGGGTGTCGATCGGCACCGCGTCGAAGGCGCTGAACGGCACCGGGCAGCTGCGGGACGCCACCCGGCTGCGCGTGAAGGACGCCGCCGAGAAGCTCGGGTTCGTCGGCGATGCCCGAGCCCGCGCGCTGTCGTCGGGCCGGACCTACACCGTCGGCATGATCACCACCGACTCGTTCGGCCGGTTCTCGATCCCGGTGCTGCTCGGCGCCGAGGACGCCCTGTCCGCGGGACGGATGGCCGTCCTGCTGTGCGACACCCGGGACGACCACGTGCGCGAGGCCCACTACCTGCGCTCCCTGGCGGCCCGCGGCGTCGACGGCATCATCGTCACCGGCCGATCCGCCGACGCCCGGCCCCCGATCGACGTGTCCATCCCCGTCGTCTACGCCTTCACGCCCTCGACCGACGACGCCGATGTGTCGATCACCCTCGACGACGCCGCCGGGTCGGCACTCGTCGCCTCGCACGTGCGCTCGCTCGGGCGGCAGCGGGTCGCGATCGTGACGGGGCCGGCCCGACACCGGTCCGCGGCGCGACGGGTGGCTGGTGCCTCGTCGGTCCTCGGGTCGCACCTGGTCACCGACCCGCTGTACGGCGAGTGGTCGGAGCGCTGGGGGCGGCAGGCCGTGGACGTGCTGGCTCGGGAGTCGCCCGACGTCGACGCGATCGTCTGCGGCAGCGACCAGATCGCCCGGGGCGTGTGCGACCGACTGCGGGAGCTCGGGCGTTCGGTGCCCGGAGACGTCGCGGTCACCGGGTTCGACGACTGGGACGTGATGGCGCTCGCCTCGAGGCCGCCGCTGACCACCGTGGACCTGCGGCTCGAGGAGCTCGGACGCGTCGCGGGGCAGGCGCTCCTCGCCCTGATCGACGGCGGGACGGCGTCGTCGGCGGCCGTGACCCCGTCGCTCGTCATCCGCGAGAGCACCGTCGGCGCGTAG